The Prinia subflava isolate CZ2003 ecotype Zambia chromosome 21, Cam_Psub_1.2, whole genome shotgun sequence genome window below encodes:
- the CAMK2N1 gene encoding calcium/calmodulin-dependent protein kinase II inhibitor 1: MSEGPPYGEGQLAGDAAVGQLPFPVRLRGGDGLLAGGQGKRPPKLGQIGRSKRVVIEDDRIDDVLQNLSEKAPPGV; encoded by the exons atGTCGGAGGGGCCGCCCTACGGCGAGGGGCAGCTGGCGGGGGACGCGGCCGTGGGGCAGCTGCCCTTCCCCGTTCGCCTCCGCGGCGGCGACGGGCTCCTGGCCGGCGGGCAGGGCAAGCGGCCGCCCAAGCTGGGGCAGATCGGCCGCAGCAAGAGAG TGGTTATTGAAGATGATAGAATCGACGATGTGCTGCAAAACCTCTCCGAAAAGGCCCCTCCCGGTGTTTAA